The Pseudomonadota bacterium genome has a segment encoding these proteins:
- a CDS encoding glycosyltransferase yields RKGVVRWCLKTADKLIAFCATQILVDSHSQRDFLIKEKVVSVLKSHVIANGSICGVDTKRFLPNPEARMNLRKKLGISETDIVFLFLGRLNRDKGLLNLANAFLEVCKTHQNVYLVIVGTDEEDMKSRILSVCGPRADRVHFKDYTDKPEHYMAAADVFCLPSYREGFGGVIIEAASTGIPSIGTRIYGITDAIEEGATGLLYEPANVNELVTRMMQFIEDPDLKNKMGERARKRAIHDFSKEIVVSGMLEYYESLLTTHHHSLLTGS; encoded by the coding sequence CGCAAAGGTGTCGTGAGATGGTGTTTGAAGACTGCCGATAAATTGATAGCTTTTTGTGCTACGCAGATTCTTGTAGACAGCCACTCTCAAAGAGATTTTCTGATTAAAGAAAAAGTAGTATCTGTATTAAAATCGCATGTAATTGCAAATGGTTCTATATGTGGGGTCGATACGAAAAGATTTTTACCAAACCCTGAAGCCCGGATGAATCTGAGAAAAAAACTCGGAATTTCTGAAACAGATATAGTATTTTTATTCCTTGGAAGGCTGAATCGAGATAAGGGATTACTGAATCTCGCCAATGCGTTTTTGGAAGTATGCAAGACCCATCAAAATGTTTATCTTGTGATAGTGGGAACCGATGAAGAAGATATGAAGAGCAGAATACTTTCAGTATGCGGACCCCGTGCTGACAGAGTACACTTCAAAGATTATACAGACAAACCAGAACACTATATGGCAGCAGCAGATGTCTTCTGCCTGCCAAGCTACCGGGAGGGTTTCGGTGGCGTTATCATAGAGGCAGCATCTACCGGAATCCCGTCTATTGGAACAAGAATCTACGGAATAACCGATGCTATTGAAGAAGGAGCCACCGGGTTATTATATGAACCTGCCAATGTAAATGAGCTTGTAACCAGAATGATGCAATTCATTGAAGATCCTGACTTAAAGAATAAAATGGGTGAGAGGGCACGAAAAAGGGCCATACACGATTTTTCAAAAGAAATCGTAGTCTCTGGAATGCTTGAATACTATGAATCCCTTTTAACGACCCACCACCATTCTTTGCTGACCGGTTCATGA